Part of the Cuculus canorus isolate bCucCan1 chromosome 25, bCucCan1.pri, whole genome shotgun sequence genome is shown below.
cagcagcttccagcctGCAAACCAAAGATGGGCCACATGCTGCCAGGCATGAAACAACACCGCTAGCTGAGCGAGTGGAAGGTTTGGGGCTCTGGCTTAACAGTGTAGATAAACACTAACCCCTCATTCTCTGTTTATGACAGagataattagaaaaaaaacaaacaagccccCAAAATCCTGAACCAAacttctcccccaccccaaactCTTGGCTCTGTGAAGCCTGACATGAAAGCCTTCCCACTGGCTGGCACATGTGGTCCTGGTTTATTAACAGGGTTTAGGAAGGAGCTGTTTTGCAGCCTACTTGGATGCCTGCACAGCACCACAAACCTCCGTCAGCTGCCTCTGCAGGGAGCCCTGCCTAAGAGCTTCGCTGTGGGTAACCAGGACTTGAGCAGCCCCTTTCCTGCCAACGCAGCGCTACCAAGACGGCTCCGTGTTGCAGATTCCTAGCAAACTGACCAGTGTTCTAGCATCAACATTACCAGATGTGAAAGGTTGCATTGAACACgttggttttctttaatttatccAACTGCATCTGGGCATAGCGCATCTGGTTCTCCACACTTTTCAGCTCGTcgtccagctccagctgctgcctcttgAATTCACAGTATTCCTTCTGATACCTGGGAATAAAAGCAAGACAAGAAACACTAAGTGTGAGCTTTTACAGAAAAGTGACACAGGGCACACAAGGTTGTTTCAGTGAACTCAGCTTCAGTTTTACAAAGAACCAGCCTCTCGCCCTCGGGCATTATTTATAGGTCTCTCTGCATTATGATCGCATTTATTTGTCCCCTCAAATCCCTACCCACAAACTGAAGTTGCAGTTCACTCACTGAGCTTCTTCCTGCTCCAACcgctctgcctctgccttgaCTCTCTCAAAGTCTTCAGCCACGATCTTGCGGTTCTTCTCGACGTCCTCCAGCTCCTGAATCAGCTGTTCTTCCTCCAGCGCAAGTTCCTTCAGTTCTGTTTGCAGTTTCTCCTTATCATCCTCATTCATTTGTTCCAGTATCTCCAGACATCTCCTAAAGAAGAGCAACACGATTGCAAAAGAGGGATCCAGGGAAGACACCCACCAACCATGCTTGGTACTGCGACAGCCTGCGTGCGAGAGCAGATGTGCAGACAGGGACTCTGATCTCACGTGGACCTCTTGTCCatccccacatctccccactGACTCTGCtgccaagaaggcaaacagaACATGGAGATGGTGACCGAGGGTCTCTTGCTGCCCGTCGGGAACCATCGCTGAGAAGCCCTTGACCACACACGAATGCTGCCACACAGGCAACAGGTACAAGTGGCCTCTGTGGTCCTGGTGGGCTTTTAGGGAAGCTGTGTACCCCAGGACTCTCCCAAATACACTTTTTATCTCATtcagacaaagaaaaccaaGTGCTGAAATCAAGGATGCCTGGTGCCGATCATGGAAAGCTGGATCAAGGCTGTGTTCTCTCTCTAGGCTTTGAGCTCTCACTCTCTGGGTCACTCACTTGTAGTTCTGGCACTCGTTCTCTGTGATGTTCAGCTGTGTGTCCAGCTGGTCCAGCAGCGTGTCCGTGCATTCCTCACACAGTGGGTGATCCACGTCTGTCTGCCCCGACATGATGTCGAAGAGGTCCCCGGTGACCTGACAGAAGAGCTCACCCTCAGCTCAGCCGACGTTGCTGCTGGTTTCCAGCAGCGTGGCTCGTGCTTCTCCAGCTGACGAAAGGGATTCGCTGGCAAATCTTGATTTATGACAATCCAGCTTTCCCAAATTACTCACCACGGAAACTGGGGATGCCAGTGCTATGGGACCCTTTGCAGTTGACTCTCAAACGAGCATCCCACCCAAAAGCACCCGAGTTCGCCAGATCGTGTCCAACTTGCCTTCAGCCTGCGGCTGAGGTTTTCCATCGTGCCGCCATCTGATGCCTCTCCAATCAGTGTGAAACTGTTGGCGCTTTCTGTGGACATCATCCTTGGAAAGAAGTTCAAGAGAGTTGAGTGCCAAGGGGACAGAGAAGCTAGGCTGGGTACCAGGGTTATCTCCAGGAATGGTTTGGGGGTTGGGGAGGGAGGATGGGcggatcatagaatgggttgggttggaagggacctcaaagcgcaccgagttccaacccctgccataggcagggacaccactggatccagttgctccaagccccatccaacctggctttgaatacctgcagggatagggcagccaccgcttctctgggcaacccgggccgggccctccccaccctcacaggaaaacgtttctccctaagatctcatctcaatctcccctctttcagctgaaagtcaTTTCCTTGTGGTCACAGCAGCACTGTCCCCCACAGGGCCCCCTGGGgtgggcagtggtggctgtacCTGGCTGGTGGGATGAACCTCCGGGAGACGCCATCCTGCCGGTTCTCTGTGAAGGCTTCCTGCGGGGACACAGACATGGtaagcagggaaagggaggacaACACTGTCACCGTCGCAGAGGGGAACACAACAGTGTCActagggaaaagggggaggatgggggacacGGTCACTGCTAGGGGGACGTGATCAGAGGGGAAAGGGGACACATAGGTCACCAGTGGAAGGGGGACACACGGGTCACCGGcggaagggggaaagggaacaCACGGGTCATGGAAGCAACGAAGGACGTGGTTACTGAGGGAAGAATGGGATATGGTCACcgggggaaaaaggaaagagttcACACAGTCACCAGGGCAACCATAGACATGATTACCACGTGAAGCAGAGGGACAGGACACGGTCACCACGGGTGGACACGGTcactggggaaggaggaaacGAGGTGGATAGGACATGGGTCACCGGGGGCCACACAGGTCAccaggggaagagaaaaggggaCACATGGGCCACCGGGAATAACGAGGGACACGGTTACCAGGTGAAGGGGAGGACATGGTTACCAAGGGTGGACACGGTCACTGGGGGCCACACGGGTCACcgaggaaagaagaaaggggacAGACGGTCACCGGAGCAACAGGATTACCGGGTGAAGTGGAGGGACAGCACACGGTTCCCGAGGGACACGCAGTCACCGGGGAAAGGGGGAAACAGAGTGGCCGAGACACGGTCCCCGGGGAAAGCGGGTCCCGGCCCGCCGTTACCTCGGCCAGAGAGCTCTCCTCCTCATGCGTGTCCGCGGGCCGGGCCGAGGCGGCGCTGAGCAGCGGGGCTGCGGGACAGGCGGCGGCGTTAGGCGGCCCCGCGgcccgctccccgccccgctccccccgcccgccccgccggtACCGGTGAGCTCCTGGATGGTGAGTCGGTCGAGGATCTTGAAGGAGGTGTCGAGCTTGAGCGGTTGGCTGCAGCGCTGGCACACGAAGCTCACCTGCGTGATGCAGCCCGGGCCCCGGCCGGCCTCCATCCCGCCCCGCGGCAGGAAGCGACGCGCGGGAACGGCGGGTCCCGGCAGGGAGATAGAGGCAATGAGGGTCCTGGCAGGGAGATAGAGACAACGCGGGTCCCGGCAGGGAGATAGAGACAACGCGGGTCCCGGCAGGGAGATAGAGGCAATGAGGGTCCTGACAGGGAGATAGAGACAACGCGGGTCCCGGCAGGGAGATAGAGGCAATGAGGGTCCTGACAGGGAGATAGAGGCAACGCGGGTCCCGGCAGGGAGATAGAGGCAATGCGGGTCCTGGCAAGGAGATAGAGGCAACGCGGGTCCTGGCAGGGAAATAGAGGCAATGAGGGTCTTGACAGGGAGATAGAGGCAATGAGGGTCCTGGCAAGGCAGAAGAGATGGCGAGGATcctacaatcatagaatagtttgtgttggaagggaccttaaagcccatccagttccaaccccctgccatgggcagggacacctcccactggctcaggctgcccaaggcccatccaacctggcctggaacacctccagggatggggcaaccaccactgctctgggcaccctgggccagggcctccccactctcatggtgaagaaattcctccttatgtcaaACCTAaacctgtccctctccagtttatacccattgtcctTCATCCCATCCTCACAAgactttgtgaacagcccctccccagctttcctgtagccccttcaggtactggaaagtctctataaggtctcctctgagccttctcttctccaggctgaacaaccccaactctctcagtctgtcctcaaatggaaagtgctccagccctcggatcatccttgtagcctcctctggacccattccaacagctccatctccttctgttgaggattccagaactggacacaatcctccagatgaggtctcccaagagaagaacagagggcagaatcccctccctccctactggccatgcttcttcCTAGCAGGGTAGTGGTGTCCCCCCTGGGTTCTGGCAGGGCGGACAGTTTTTCCCTGTCTCAgatgcaaggtcaggcagagctggctccaaagctcctcATTAGCAAGAGTTTcgactgttgtgaagttcataataacattaaaattagaccttggaaagtaatggaATATGCATAAAATATCTGGGGaaatttatacacatgcatgtaagcgggaaatccattctgtcccagctcttgtctcactgcagATGATagatggagatcactccctcggGTTGCCCAGGCTTCATAAAGGTTGtttactttctaaaactccaaaacaagtcttagagagtttgtttgctggttttttCAGTATCAAGTAGAAAatatagaaccacagaatcacttggttggaaaagatctttgataTCATCAAGACCaaccgtacctgcccactactgaaccatcccagagcacctcatctccccatcttgaaaacacctccggggatggggactccgcCAGCTCCATGGGCAGCTGTGACAGTGCCTGcaaacccttttggtgaagacattttccctTAATTCAAAGGACGGAGCTTCCAAACCTCCTGCGTTCTAGCACTCCTCACGAAAATGGGAGGCTAGGTACAGTTGGGTAACAATTCCGAgataatcacagaataatagaatcattgggttggaaaagaccgcttggatcattgagtccaaccattcctatctgacactaaactatgtccctgagcacctcatctacacgtcttttaaacccctccagggatggggactcgaccacctccctgggcagccccatGACCCTTGccatgaaaaatcttttcctgatgtccagtctgatCCTCCCCTGtcgcagcttgaggccattcccccttgtcctgtcctctgtcacttgggagaagagcccagctccctcctctccacaacctcctttcaggcagctgtagagagcaataaagtctcccctcagcctcctcttctccaggctacaccaccccaggtccttcaggtGCTCCTCATgtgacttgttctccagccccttcaccagcttcgttgctcttctctgaacagaCTAATCACTCAGTAACAACTGGATGGTCGTTATTAAGCAgatattcttttctttgcaagcaCTGGGTGTGTAAGGGAATCACTCCTCCAAACATGCACACCAAGCGAGAAAACCATGCGTCTTTTATGTCACAGATCTATGCAGATTCATTTCATGTCCTGCAAATGTTTTAcatattcattcttttttgaGGCATCCTTAACATCTTTCCACACCTCATTTGCACGTGCAGTTGGTCTTTTGAGTGGTCCTGAGGACCGCTCCTGGGGGTCCAAAGATGAAGGCTCGAAGACGCCCTCATTGTTAAACTTTCAACCTTAGGGGGGTGCAGCCCAAACTTGTGAAAGAAATGATCTTTTTCTGCCAGTGCAGCAATGTGACTTTCCTGCTTCCTTATCTTATCTTACAGGATGCCTGTTTCTTACACAACTGGTCCTCCTTTAGATAAACATTTACCTTACCTCAAAGCATACATCACTATAAGATGTACAAGCTTAGAAAATTGCCATTTATCACCCTTATATGTTTATCTACCTTATATGATTatcaactgtgtcctgggctgcatccaaagccgcgtggccagcagggtgagggaggggattctgcccctctgttcctctcttggaaaatcctcatctggaggattgtgtccagttctggaatcaacagaagaaggaaatggagctgttggaatgggtccagaggaggctacaaggatgatctgagggctggagaacctcccatatgaggacaggctgagagagttggggttgttcagcctggagaagagaaggctccaaggagaccttagagcagcttccagtatttgAAGGGGctcaaggaaagctggagaggggctattcacaaaggcttgtggggataggatgaaggaCAATgagtatgaactggagaggggcagatttaggcctgacataaggaggaatttcttcactatgagagtggggaggcactggcccaggttgcccagggaagctgtggctgccccatccctggaggggttccaggccacgttggatgggccttgggcagcctgagccagtgggaggtgtccctgcccatggcaggggttggaactggatgggctttaaggtcccttccaacccgaactattctatgactccatgatcGATGTGTTTTCCAATCTATTCTGTCCTCAGCTCTTGTCTCTCTGCACATCACTCACGGACATCcctccctcgtgttgcccaggccctGATAAAGGACGTTCGCATTCTACAACTCCAAAACGACTCTCAAGAGACTtcatttcctcccattttcGTTCTCCCCGGGTCCTGGCAGGGCGATAGCACCCCGCAGGGCTCGCTCTGAGCTGCCAGGACGTGGCGGGGGCCGGGGCGCAGTGTGAGCTGCCAGGACCTGGCGGCGCATGCGCGctgatgggggggggaggaggagggcgcCACACgcgggcggcgggcgcgggCGATGTGACGTCAGTTCCGGTGGCGGCGCCGCCGGTGGAAGGGGTAGCGGCAGCGCGGCTCCGCGCCAGACCCCGCAcccggccccgctcccggcCCGCCCCGCCATGGCCTCGCTGCTTAAGGTGGACCCAGAGGTGAAACTCAAGGTGCGCCCGCTGCCCCCTCCTTCTCGCCGCGCCTCGGGGGCCGTTGGGCGGGGAG
Proteins encoded:
- the BECN1 gene encoding beclin-1 isoform X1 — protein: MEAGRGPGCITQVSFVCQRCSQPLKLDTSFKILDRLTIQELTAPLLSAASARPADTHEEESSLAEEAFTENRQDGVSRRFIPPARMMSTESANSFTLIGEASDGGTMENLSRRLKVTGDLFDIMSGQTDVDHPLCEECTDTLLDQLDTQLNITENECQNYKRCLEILEQMNEDDKEKLQTELKELALEEEQLIQELEDVEKNRKIVAEDFERVKAEAERLEQEEAQYQKEYCEFKRQQLELDDELKSVENQMRYAQMQLDKLKKTNVFNATFHIWHSGQFGTINNFRLGRLPSVPVEWNEINAAWGQTVLLLHALANKMGLKFQRYRLVPYGNHSYLESLTDKSKELPLYCSGGLRFFWDNKFDHAMVAFLDCVQQFKEEVEKGETRFCLPYRMDVEKGKIEDTGGSGGSYSIKTQFNSEEQWTKALKFMLTNLKWGLAWVSSQFYNK
- the BECN1 gene encoding beclin-1 isoform X2, producing the protein MEAGRGPGCITQVSFVCQRCSQPLKLDTSFKILDRLTIQELTAPLLSAASARPADTHEEESSLAEEAFTENRQDGVSRRFIPPARMMSTESANSFTLIGEASDGGTMENLSRRLKVTGDLFDIMSGQTDVDHPLCEECTDTLLDQLDTQLNITENECQNYKRCLEILEQMNEDDKEKLQTELKELALEEEQLIQELEDVEKNRKIVAEDFERVKAEAERLEQEEAQYQKEYCEFKRQQLELDDELKSVENQMRYAQMQLDKLKKTNVFNATFHIWHSGQFGTINNFRLGRLPSVPVEWNEINAAWGQTVLLLHALANKMGLKFQRYRLVPYGNHSYLESLTDKSKELPLYCSGGLRFFWDNKFDHAMVAFLDCVQQFKEEVEKGETRFCLPYRLKPFPLALTLHFLCTNKTFCVIKDGRGKRKD